Proteins co-encoded in one Desulfovibrio sp. JC022 genomic window:
- a CDS encoding flavodoxin family protein: MKVICLQGSARKNGHTAKMIEWVEAELKEMGHEAETVYLNDKELKGCMACMKCKEKPEEIGCVIKDDIPEILEQMVQADAVVFASPLYFWGVSAQLKAVIDRTYSLYVDYHMPTHESLIKGQRHGILITGGGPLENNAEETFIGLARMQKPHMTKHTATLFMGGCKNPDNLGEEAKQKAVEFAKDLVK, translated from the coding sequence ATGAAAGTTATATGCCTTCAAGGCAGTGCCAGAAAAAATGGTCACACAGCAAAGATGATCGAATGGGTTGAAGCTGAACTTAAAGAAATGGGCCATGAAGCTGAAACCGTCTACCTTAATGATAAGGAACTGAAAGGCTGTATGGCCTGTATGAAATGTAAGGAAAAACCGGAAGAAATTGGCTGTGTGATCAAAGATGATATCCCCGAAATTCTGGAACAGATGGTTCAGGCCGACGCGGTTGTATTCGCCTCCCCGCTCTACTTCTGGGGTGTTTCCGCACAGCTCAAAGCTGTTATCGACAGAACATACAGCCTGTACGTCGACTACCATATGCCAACCCACGAGTCCCTGATCAAAGGCCAGCGTCACGGCATTCTGATCACCGGCGGCGGACCTCTCGAAAACAACGCCGAAGAAACCTTCATCGGCCTCGCCAGAATGCAAAAGCCGCACATGACCAAACACACCGCGACTCTGTTTATGGGCGGCTGTAAAAACCCCGACAACCTCGGGGAAGAAGCCAAACAAAAAGCTGTAGAATTTGCAAAAGATCTCGTTAAGTAA
- a CDS encoding carbon starvation protein A, translating to MLFFFACVASLIVGYLLYGKFVDNVFAPDVNRTTPAYAMRDGVDYMPMPMWKLMFIQVLDIAGIGPIFGPILGALYGPVALIWIVIGCIFGGAVHDYFSGMLSIRNNGASVPELVGEYLGMTARQVMRVFAFVLLMLVGVVFVLAPAKLLTGLTGVETGILVACIFGYYFLATILPIDKLIGRLYPLFGALLLVMTVALAIALMFSGHTMLPNLDFAVNTNPGGKPIWPLLFITLSCGAISGFHATQSPLMARCVKNEKEGRPVFYGAMIIEGIIGLIWCTLGLSFYESPEALNAVIAAGSPSAVVSEVANSLLGPVGGIFAIIAVVILPITSGDTAFRSTRLIVAETFKMDQGPAIKRLLIAVPLFILGYIISTQNFSAIWRYFGFSNQCLSMLVLWTSAVYLAQRAKLHWIASIPATFMTAVVATFICQAKIGFGLDMNISIMIGIAAAVAAFGAFFVKYVRPSAAVESN from the coding sequence ATGCTATTTTTCTTTGCTTGTGTGGCATCCCTTATTGTCGGTTATCTTCTTTACGGTAAATTCGTGGACAATGTGTTCGCGCCTGACGTAAACCGCACCACTCCCGCATACGCCATGCGCGATGGTGTTGACTACATGCCCATGCCCATGTGGAAGCTCATGTTCATTCAGGTTCTGGATATCGCCGGAATCGGCCCCATCTTCGGCCCTATCCTCGGTGCCCTGTACGGTCCCGTAGCCCTTATCTGGATCGTCATCGGCTGTATCTTCGGCGGCGCTGTACATGATTACTTCAGCGGTATGCTTTCCATCCGTAACAACGGCGCATCCGTTCCCGAACTGGTCGGGGAATACCTCGGCATGACCGCCCGTCAGGTAATGCGTGTCTTCGCATTCGTACTGCTCATGCTGGTCGGTGTTGTATTCGTACTCGCCCCTGCAAAGCTGCTCACCGGACTGACCGGAGTAGAAACCGGAATCCTCGTGGCCTGCATCTTCGGTTACTATTTCCTCGCCACCATCCTGCCCATTGATAAACTCATCGGCAGACTCTACCCCTTATTCGGCGCACTGCTGCTGGTTATGACTGTTGCCCTCGCAATCGCCCTCATGTTCAGCGGCCACACCATGCTGCCCAACCTCGATTTCGCAGTTAACACCAACCCCGGCGGCAAGCCCATCTGGCCCCTGCTCTTTATTACCCTGTCCTGCGGCGCGATCAGCGGATTCCACGCGACCCAGTCCCCGCTTATGGCCCGCTGCGTAAAGAATGAAAAAGAAGGCCGCCCCGTATTCTACGGCGCAATGATCATCGAAGGTATCATCGGCCTGATCTGGTGTACCCTCGGACTGTCCTTTTACGAATCCCCCGAAGCACTCAACGCTGTTATCGCTGCCGGTTCCCCTTCCGCAGTGGTATCTGAAGTTGCTAACTCCCTGCTCGGCCCCGTAGGCGGAATCTTCGCCATCATCGCAGTAGTAATCCTGCCCATCACCAGTGGTGATACCGCTTTCCGCTCCACCCGCCTCATCGTAGCGGAAACCTTCAAAATGGATCAGGGCCCCGCTATCAAGCGTCTGCTTATCGCAGTACCCCTGTTCATACTCGGTTACATCATCTCCACCCAGAACTTCTCAGCAATCTGGAGATACTTCGGCTTCTCCAACCAGTGCTTGTCCATGCTGGTTCTCTGGACCTCCGCAGTATACCTCGCCCAGCGCGCAAAACTCCACTGGATCGCATCCATCCCCGCAACCTTCATGACCGCAGTTGTCGCCACATTCATCTGCCAGGCCAAGATCGGTTTCGGACTGGACATGAACATCTCCATCATGATCGGTATTGCAGCAGCAGTAGCAGCATTCGGTGCCTTCTTCGTGAAGTACGTGCGCCCCAGCGCAGCAGTTGAGAGCAACTAG
- a CDS encoding CopG family ribbon-helix-helix protein has translation MISKEPKSEVVTIRMTSEMKERIEKLAQATNRSKAFLFGEAISSYLDVNEWQVKAIQEGLDEARSPEAKWTAHEDLEAKYAEN, from the coding sequence ATGATAAGCAAAGAACCCAAAAGCGAAGTGGTAACAATTCGCATGACTTCCGAGATGAAAGAGCGAATTGAAAAACTGGCTCAGGCAACCAATAGATCAAAAGCTTTTCTGTTTGGTGAAGCCATCTCAAGCTATCTTGATGTAAATGAGTGGCAAGTCAAGGCAATTCAGGAAGGGCTGGACGAAGCCAGAAGCCCTGAAGCCAAATGGACCGCCCATGAAGACTTAGAGGCAAAGTATGCCGAGAATTAA
- a CDS encoding type II toxin-antitoxin system RelE/ParE family toxin, whose protein sequence is MPRIKWLERATLDLDSIYEYIRQDDPESAKKVASTILKSVKKLEQHPQIGRAGRVPGTRELIVLKGAYLVAYCCNEEVEILRVLRHSQDWRDIE, encoded by the coding sequence ATGCCGAGAATTAAATGGCTTGAGCGTGCCACTTTAGATCTGGATTCCATATACGAATACATACGCCAAGACGATCCTGAATCAGCAAAAAAAGTTGCATCAACCATTTTAAAAAGTGTAAAAAAACTGGAACAGCATCCTCAAATAGGCCGGGCTGGCAGAGTTCCCGGCACACGCGAATTAATAGTGCTTAAAGGGGCTTATCTTGTAGCTTACTGCTGTAATGAAGAAGTCGAAATTTTACGAGTGTTGCGGCATAGTCAGGATTGGCGTGATATAGAGTAA
- a CDS encoding F0F1 ATP synthase subunit gamma, with amino-acid sequence MQQLEAVRKKIATTGDLLSVVKTMKALAAVNIRHFENAAKGVGEYAEVIEQGWTVFFRNAGILPHGPRDGFAVVLAIGSDQGMCGQFNELARAETVKVVDELHSAGHKVICWTCGERVRGALEDSGVEVDLNFRVPGSLRGVDTIVDDIEKNLEEWRNKRGMNHFSIVNNLHVSDGAKVAARHILPLHKRSGSTKWDGRSLPMTNVPVQDLFSSLFREYLYISVYGGIVQSLAAENSSRLAAMQVAEKNIIEHVEVLESEYRTTRQGNITGELLDIVAGVEAVVGG; translated from the coding sequence ATGCAGCAGCTTGAGGCCGTACGCAAGAAGATTGCGACCACGGGCGATCTGCTTTCGGTGGTCAAGACTATGAAGGCCCTTGCTGCGGTTAATATACGTCATTTTGAGAACGCGGCCAAGGGAGTTGGTGAGTATGCCGAGGTCATCGAACAGGGTTGGACCGTATTCTTTCGCAATGCCGGAATTCTGCCCCACGGTCCAAGGGATGGCTTTGCAGTTGTGCTGGCTATCGGGTCCGATCAGGGAATGTGCGGGCAGTTTAATGAGCTGGCACGGGCCGAGACAGTAAAGGTCGTAGATGAACTCCATAGCGCAGGTCACAAAGTAATCTGTTGGACCTGCGGAGAACGGGTGCGTGGAGCGTTGGAAGATTCAGGAGTCGAGGTCGATTTGAATTTTCGTGTTCCGGGCAGTCTGCGCGGAGTGGATACTATAGTGGATGATATTGAAAAGAATTTGGAAGAGTGGCGGAACAAGCGCGGGATGAATCATTTCAGCATAGTTAATAATCTGCACGTTAGCGATGGGGCCAAGGTCGCGGCCCGTCATATTTTGCCGCTCCATAAGCGTAGCGGAAGCACGAAATGGGATGGAAGATCCCTGCCCATGACCAACGTTCCGGTTCAAGATTTATTCTCAAGTTTATTCAGGGAATATCTATATATCTCCGTATACGGCGGAATTGTTCAATCTTTAGCTGCCGAGAACAGTTCGCGCCTCGCCGCCATGCAGGTAGCCGAGAAAAACATCATCGAGCATGTCGAGGTCCTTGAGTCCGAGTATCGTACTACCCGGCAGGGGAACATTACGGGTGAGTTACTTGATATTGTTGCCGGGGTGGAGGCGGTTGTTGGGGGGTAG
- a CDS encoding F0F1 ATP synthase subunit alpha — translation MSFLEKNINQALNAHEKGREKMEYSPDSREVGRVLSVARGVAQVQGLGSVRSEELITLGNDIPGMALDLLPDSIGVALLGDNTGLKAGDEAVPSGTVLSVPVGDSLIGRVVDPLGNPLDGGPTPETFETRVVESEAPPILMRAPVDTPMSSGIKVIDTLIPIGRGQRELILGDRQTGKTAIALDIILNQKKGDVVCVYCAIGQRSTSVARVIDTLRNHGAMDHTFVVVVEGDAPSGMQYIAPYAATSMAEYFMEQGKDVLIIYDDLTRHAQAYRQLSLLMRRPPGREAFPGDIFYIHSRLLERSTRLKPEHGGGTLTALPIVETEAQNISAYIPTNLISITDGQIYLSPVLFQKGMLPAIDVGKSVSRVGGRAQPKAYRKVSGDLRLTYSQFQELEAFARFGTRLDQDTRNRIEHGMRVRELLKQDRFSPLSAAQQVVILWTVSLGLLDDIPLERIADVQEYLLSRMEEGFESMGRLAQAEPKDEIWSELEKAVKHHMQKWRDANAAA, via the coding sequence ATGTCATTCCTAGAAAAAAACATTAATCAAGCCTTGAATGCTCATGAAAAGGGCCGCGAGAAGATGGAATACAGCCCGGACTCTCGTGAGGTCGGCCGTGTTTTGTCCGTGGCTCGCGGCGTGGCTCAGGTGCAGGGCCTTGGTTCTGTTCGGTCAGAAGAATTGATTACGCTTGGCAATGATATTCCGGGCATGGCCCTTGATTTGTTGCCGGACTCCATCGGCGTGGCATTGCTGGGTGATAACACAGGACTTAAGGCCGGGGATGAGGCTGTTCCTTCCGGTACGGTGCTTAGCGTACCCGTAGGTGACTCTTTGATCGGGCGCGTTGTCGATCCGCTTGGTAATCCGCTGGACGGCGGCCCGACCCCGGAAACTTTCGAAACCCGCGTGGTGGAATCGGAAGCCCCTCCTATTTTGATGCGTGCCCCTGTGGATACGCCTATGTCCAGCGGTATTAAGGTGATTGATACACTGATTCCCATTGGGCGTGGACAGCGGGAGTTGATTCTAGGCGACCGCCAGACCGGGAAGACCGCTATAGCTCTAGATATTATCCTGAATCAGAAAAAGGGTGACGTTGTATGCGTTTATTGCGCCATCGGGCAGCGCAGTACTTCTGTGGCGCGGGTTATTGATACTTTGCGTAATCATGGGGCCATGGATCACACTTTTGTAGTCGTGGTTGAGGGTGATGCGCCTTCGGGTATGCAGTATATCGCACCCTATGCGGCAACGAGCATGGCTGAATATTTCATGGAACAGGGCAAGGATGTTCTTATTATCTATGATGATTTGACTCGCCACGCACAGGCCTACAGGCAGCTTAGTTTGCTCATGCGTCGTCCTCCGGGGCGCGAGGCTTTTCCAGGTGATATTTTCTATATCCATTCAAGACTGCTGGAACGATCCACAAGGCTGAAACCGGAACATGGCGGCGGCACGCTTACCGCACTTCCCATTGTGGAAACCGAGGCCCAGAACATTTCGGCTTACATTCCGACTAACCTTATTTCTATTACTGACGGGCAGATTTATCTTTCCCCGGTGCTGTTTCAGAAGGGCATGCTCCCGGCAATTGATGTGGGTAAGTCTGTTTCCCGAGTGGGCGGGCGTGCACAGCCCAAGGCCTACCGCAAGGTTTCCGGCGATCTGCGTTTGACATATTCCCAGTTTCAGGAGCTGGAGGCTTTTGCACGGTTCGGCACAAGACTTGATCAGGATACCCGGAATCGCATTGAACATGGAATGCGGGTGCGGGAATTGCTCAAGCAGGACCGTTTTTCGCCGCTTAGTGCAGCCCAGCAGGTGGTGATTCTCTGGACGGTTTCATTGGGATTGCTGGATGACATTCCGCTGGAGCGTATCGCAGACGTGCAGGAGTATCTGCTGAGCCGTATGGAAGAGGGATTTGAATCCATGGGACGTCTTGCGCAGGCTGAACCCAAGGATGAAATCTGGTCCGAACTTGAAAAGGCGGTTAAGCATCATATGCAGAAATGGAGAGATGCTAATGCAGCAGCTTGA
- a CDS encoding ATPase: MLLDWFTIFAQILNFFVLIALLKLFLYKPIVEAMQERKERIASETRVLREARVEAQTLNIELLRKREDLDNRESEVMAEIHAEAERWREHAMESARAEIETMRKEWLSALEREKESVALNLRKKLIYEVSATAARIVQDLSGSDFEQLVLNGFMQRIDEEVRGVDCGNSEILIRTGFEHTELQEQNLKQLLDELFPVQNERIFTTDSRLGLGIELIAGDRKWEWNLNSYVAELENKILTEINS; this comes from the coding sequence ATGTTGCTGGACTGGTTCACGATCTTTGCCCAGATCTTGAACTTCTTTGTGCTTATCGCGCTGCTCAAGTTGTTTCTGTATAAGCCGATTGTTGAGGCTATGCAGGAACGTAAAGAGCGTATTGCGAGTGAGACGCGGGTCCTGCGTGAAGCCAGAGTTGAAGCGCAGACCCTTAATATAGAACTCCTACGTAAGCGTGAGGATCTTGATAATCGCGAATCTGAGGTCATGGCTGAAATTCATGCCGAGGCGGAAAGGTGGCGGGAGCATGCCATGGAATCTGCTCGGGCTGAGATTGAAACCATGCGCAAAGAATGGCTCTCCGCGCTGGAACGGGAAAAAGAATCTGTCGCGCTCAACTTGCGCAAGAAATTGATTTATGAAGTTTCCGCTACAGCTGCACGCATTGTACAAGATTTATCTGGCAGTGATTTTGAGCAGTTGGTCTTAAACGGATTTATGCAGCGTATTGATGAAGAAGTACGCGGAGTGGATTGTGGAAATTCTGAAATCTTAATCCGTACCGGATTCGAACATACTGAGCTACAAGAACAAAACTTGAAACAATTGCTTGATGAATTGTTCCCGGTTCAAAATGAACGAATTTTTACAACCGATTCCAGACTCGGCCTCGGCATAGAATTGATAGCCGGGGATCGAAAGTGGGAATGGAATTTAAATTCTTATGTCGCTGAACTGGAAAATAAAATTTTAACGGAAATAAATAGCTAA
- a CDS encoding F0F1 ATP synthase subunit C: protein METLGWIAFGSIIAAGLCMGIGAIGPAIGEGMALSRALSSIAQQPDETNTIVKFLFVGMAMVESTAIYCFVLAMILLFANPFWSYFIEKAGG, encoded by the coding sequence ATGGAAACTCTTGGTTGGATTGCATTCGGGTCGATAATTGCGGCAGGGCTTTGCATGGGCATCGGGGCTATCGGGCCGGCAATTGGTGAGGGGATGGCTCTTTCACGGGCACTTAGCTCCATTGCCCAACAGCCGGACGAAACCAATACTATTGTGAAGTTCCTGTTTGTGGGGATGGCAATGGTTGAATCTACAGCGATTTATTGTTTTGTACTGGCTATGATTCTGCTTTTTGCCAATCCGTTCTGGTCATACTTCATTGAAAAGGCCGGAGGCTGA
- a CDS encoding F0F1 ATP synthase subunit A, translated as MEISPDHIIYFSFGFIKLNATIVYTWLVMVLLVGFSWFVTRKVTASAQISGQQNLLEVLVGGLLSQIKDATNQQPKKFLPLLGTLFIFILVSNLLSAVPGFKPPTGSLSTTTAFSLVVFFAVPYYGIKQNGLLNYLKSYVQPSPFMLPFNIIGEVSRTFALAVRLFGNILSGTMMGAILLVIMPLFVPVIMQMLGLLIGVVQAYIFTVLAAVFIAAGLEVHES; from the coding sequence ATGGAAATAAGCCCGGACCATATCATTTATTTCAGCTTTGGATTCATCAAGCTGAATGCCACCATTGTTTATACATGGCTGGTTATGGTCCTGCTTGTGGGATTTTCATGGTTTGTGACTCGCAAGGTTACTGCCTCAGCGCAGATTTCAGGGCAGCAGAATTTGTTGGAAGTTTTAGTGGGCGGGCTGCTATCCCAGATCAAAGATGCTACCAACCAGCAGCCGAAGAAGTTTTTGCCGTTACTTGGAACCTTGTTCATATTCATTCTCGTATCTAATCTGCTTTCCGCTGTGCCTGGGTTCAAGCCGCCCACGGGATCTCTCTCAACTACCACCGCGTTCAGCTTGGTCGTATTCTTTGCTGTTCCATATTACGGTATTAAGCAAAATGGTTTACTCAATTATCTCAAAAGTTACGTGCAGCCCTCGCCGTTTATGCTGCCCTTTAACATTATAGGTGAAGTCAGCCGGACTTTTGCTTTAGCAGTACGCCTTTTCGGGAATATACTCAGCGGAACCATGATGGGCGCGATATTGTTGGTCATCATGCCGTTGTTTGTTCCGGTGATTATGCAGATGCTGGGGCTGCTTATCGGAGTGGTACAGGCTTATATTTTTACAGTACTTGCTGCGGTTTTTATTGCAGCAGGTCTGGAAGTGCATGAGAGTTGA
- a CDS encoding ATP synthase subunit I, with product MIISNFMITIAAFGIGLLLSAIHFGGLWLTVRMLPRCERPRLFFWSSYLGRYGITLWGFAQVMSYGPLPFVSAFLGFYLLRTYALANHCGMGMLDIFKMKGTEWK from the coding sequence ATGATCATCAGTAATTTTATGATAACCATTGCCGCTTTCGGTATCGGCTTGCTTCTTTCGGCAATTCATTTCGGAGGATTATGGCTCACTGTGCGCATGTTGCCCCGTTGCGAGAGGCCAAGACTCTTTTTCTGGTCCAGTTATCTGGGCCGTTACGGAATCACACTTTGGGGGTTTGCGCAGGTTATGAGTTATGGACCGTTGCCGTTTGTGTCCGCTTTTTTGGGATTTTACCTATTACGGACCTATGCGCTGGCAAATCATTGCGGCATGGGCATGCTTGATATTTTTAAAATGAAGGGGACTGAATGGAAATAA
- a CDS encoding AtpZ/AtpI family protein, translated as MSEHKPGDHKTDEFRQTVGTKEQRKIRAEQKGTVGAWSAFGAMGAVGWLVALPVVLGSLFGAWLDYRWPAKINWTMTMLGAGLAVGCLFAGIWMNREKNKIIKEREEWEKQDLKLKDGEDDHQ; from the coding sequence ATGAGTGAACATAAGCCCGGTGATCACAAAACAGACGAATTTCGCCAGACTGTAGGCACGAAAGAACAGCGCAAAATCCGTGCTGAGCAGAAAGGAACGGTTGGTGCGTGGTCGGCTTTCGGAGCCATGGGTGCTGTGGGCTGGCTGGTGGCTCTGCCTGTGGTGCTGGGAAGTTTGTTTGGTGCGTGGTTGGATTACCGCTGGCCAGCCAAGATCAACTGGACAATGACCATGCTTGGAGCGGGCTTGGCTGTTGGGTGCCTCTTCGCCGGAATATGGATGAATCGTGAGAAGAACAAGATCATCAAGGAACGTGAGGAATGGGAAAAGCAGGATTTGAAGTTAAAGGACGGAGAAGATGATCATCAGTAA